Proteins encoded by one window of Salmo trutta chromosome 17, fSalTru1.1, whole genome shotgun sequence:
- the agbl2 gene encoding cytosolic carboxypeptidase 2 isoform X1, with protein MCPALKTDTERPSEDVNERLILHHLQHYGLFTSTENSFQGNLLRQRWRDSHHPGSIHPGTHSSDSNNSNMEDEEQEPGRRAFTLHLGQALRTRQLVIDFDGERPIPRLREPLDLFAIPSTPFQGVRWPIEYEVFKEAIHHIEWDPPDPEPFYQPTGHERTPMPVGEEKGNVVYCVDPGTKTSYFTYSRVGGSRGPIKSSTSCAMHQDKSTLAFESRFESGNLQKAVQVGVHDYELTLRTDMYTTKHTQWFYFRVRNMKAGVTYRFTIVNLMKASSLYCLGMRPLLYSERAAWEKGEGWRRTGSNIRYYRNQHHQAEQDNNTTTNTKSLHSLTWTGQFPYDSDTCYLAHCYPYTYSHLQRYLSRLTSNSATGAYCKLRVLCRSLAGNAVHVLTVTSPGGGWMDRSAKRAVVVTARVHPGETNSSWMMQGFLDFLLGESDDARLLRETFVFKVVPMLNPDGVVVGNYRCSLAGRDLNRNYNTLLRDSFPCVWHTRNMVKRLMAERDVVLYCDFHGHSRKNNVFMYGCTNSDDATQRLHERVFPLMMSKNANDKFSFRSCKFRVHQSKEGTGRVVMWRLGIRNSYTMESTFGGSTLGNRKGTHFTTRDLKSLGYYLCDTLLDYCDPDPTKTSHCLAELRAMLRQEVRERLGREVDSDGSLSVSISDIESSTSGSNSTESDGLPVHLLNRIDEQSQAKKKHLRSGKERNRLRQERMRNVDPKVIHRNIKNIDPVLPTEDMVKLRIQEKTVAVVREKKKREVPFVVTVSRQTGRSWIPHPTTRIGVIGHVTLWQEEESEKNEYLDAVRAAYLRTQPPVTEEPEEERLQYWSPQLQFGSSQAPRPGPQRRHLSFTAIQQRGFSVPVPTSKIRVHTTPIQQQPIPFSPDHRSHAGMKERMPALHTRSSPVVPGMQCRVVPEFIPPQGLEPCRSSNVYPAKSHHQWPRPEKQGHAARVSIRYYMPEAPTSNTDALEPLRRSPERDCTAGVSDAMPVGEQDQSGPQAAFEKPPSKPGTDGNSFLPDLRHIDFIGKSHGRLWGDQAGAGVQRQGPSKREPLMGGEGRRVCGGDAAARRVKSNHRLAQQTLQEEDKQEMGILPQMSSTTLTKIDHPPPQLDSLRRLQKLSLAKTSRFHSSGKGEEAGTGMDLEKRMVARPSGSAPPRSTAPLS; from the exons TCACCTTGCACCTGGGACAGGCCCTCAGGACCAGGCAGCTGGTGATAGATTTTGACGGGGAGCGTCCCATCCCCCGGCTTAGGGAGCCCCTGGACCTGTTTGCCATCCCCTCCACCCCTTTCCAGGGGGTCCGCTGGCCCATTGAGTATGAGGTCTTCAAGGAAGCCATACACCACATAG AGTGGGACCCTCCAGACCCAGAGCCGTTCTACCAGCCCACGGGCCATGAGAGGACCCCCATGCCTGTCGGGGAGGAAAAGGGGAACGTGGTTTACTGCGTTGACCCAG GCACAAAGACCTCCTACTTCACCTACTCTCGTGTGGGAGGAAGCCGGGGGCCCATCAAGAGCTCCACCTCTTGTGCCATGCATCAGGACAAGTCCACCCTGGCCTTTGAATCACGCTTCGAGAGCGGCAACCTGCAGAAGGCAGTTCAAGT CGGTGTCCATGACTATGAGCTCACCCTCCGCACCGACATGTACACCACCAAGCACACACAGTGGTTCTACTTCCGGGTCAGAAACATGAAGGCGGGGGTCACCTATCGCTTCACCATAGTCAACTTGATGAAGGCTAGCAGTCTGTACTGCCTGGGCATGAGGCCTCTGCTCTACTCTGAAAGAGCCGcctgggagaagggagagggctgGCGCCGAACTGGCTCCAACATTAGATACTACCGCAACCAGCACCACCAGGCTGAGCAGGACAACAACACTACCACCAACACAAAGTCCCTCCACTCCCTTACCTGGACCGGCCAGTTCCCCTACGACTCAGACACCTGCTATTTGGCCCACTGTTACCCTTACACCTACTCCCACCTGCAGCGCTACCTCAGCCGCCTCACCTCCAACTCAGCCACCGGCGCCTACTGCAAGCTGCGGGTGCTGTGCCGCAGCCTGGCCGGCAACGCTGTGCACGTGCTGACAGTGACGTCACCAGGAGGGGGGTGGATGGATAGGAGTGCCAAGCGGGCGGTGGTGGTGACAGCCAGGGTGCACCCCGGGGAGACCAACAGCTCCTGGATGATGCAGGGCTTCCTGGACTTCCTGCTGGGAGAGTCAGACGACGCCAGGCTGCTGAGGGAGACTTTTGTGTTTAAG GTGGTGCCCATGCTGAACCCAGACGGGGTGGTTGTGGGAAACTACCGCTGCTCTCTGGCCGGCAGGGACCTGAACAGGAACTACAATACCCTGCTGAGGGACTCCTTCCCCTGTGTCTGGCACACCAGGAACATGGTCAAGAG ACTGATGGCTGAGAGGGACGTGGTGTTGTATTGTGATTTCCACGGTCACAGTCGTAAGAACAACGTCTTCATGTACGGCTGTACCAACAGCGACGACGCCACACAACGGCTCCATGAGAGAGTCTTCCCGCTCATGATGAGCAAGAACGCCAATGACAAG TTCTCGTTCAGGAGCTGTAAGTTCAGGGTTCATCAGAGTAAAGAGGGAACAGGACGTGTCGTCATGTGGAGGCTAGGCATCAGGAACAGCTACACCATGGAGTCCACCTTCGGAGGCTCCACTCTGG GGAACAGGAAGGGGACCCATTTCACCACCAGGGACCTGAAGTCTCTGGGGTACTACTTATGTGACACACTGCTGGACTACTGTGATCCTGACCCAACCAAG accagTCACTGCCTAGCCGAGTTGCGGGCGATGTTAAGGCAGGAGGTCAGAGAGAGGCTGGGCCGGGAGGTTGACTCTGATGGATCTCTCAGCGTCTCCATTTCTGACATTGAGTCCAG TACCAGCGGCTCAAACAGCACAGAGTCTGATGGCCTGCCTGTCCATCTACTGAACCGAATTGATGAG CAGAGCCAAGCGAAGAAGAAGCACCTGAGGAGTGGTAAGGAGAGGAACAGACTGAGACAGGAGAGAATGAGGAACGTCGACCCAAAGGTCATCCACAGGAACATCAAGAACATA GACCCTGTGCTACCCACTGAGGACATGGTGAAGTTGAGGATCCAGGAAAAGACGGTGGCTGTGgtcagagagaagaagaagagagag GTGCCGTTTGTGGTGACAGTGAGCCGTCAGACAGGACGCTCCTGGATCCCCCATCCCACCACTCGCATCGGGGTCATAGGCCATGTGACCCTCTGGCAGGAGGAGGAGTCAGAGAAG AATGAATACCTGGACGCTGTAAGGGCTGCATACCTGCGTACTCAGCCACCTGTCACAG AGGAGCCGGAGGAGGAGCGGCTGCAGTATTGGAGTCCCCAGCTGCAGTTTGGCTCCTCCCAGGCCCCGCGGCCGGGACCTCAGCGTCGCCACTTATCTTTTACAGCCATACAGCAACGCGGCTTCTCTGTGCCTGTGCCCACCTCGAAGATCAGGGTTCACACCACCCCCATTCAGCAGCAACCCATACCCTTCAGCCCCGATCACAGAAGCCACGCTGGGATGAAAG AGAGGATGCCTGCTTTACACACCAG GTCTTCCCCAGTAGTTCCGGGCATGCAGTGCAGGGTGGTCCCTGAGTTCATCCCGCCACAAGGCCTGGAGCCCTGCCGCTCTTCCAACGTCTACCCAGCCAAGTCCCACCACCAGTGGCCACGCCCAGAGAAACAAGGCCATGCAGCCCGGGTCTCCATACGCTATTACATGCCAGAGGCTCCGACCTCTAACACAGACGCCCTGGAGCCCCTACGGAGGAGCCCAGAAAGAGACTGCACAGCAGGTGTATCAGACGCTATGCCTGTGGGTGAGCAGGACCAGAGTGGACCTCAAGCAGCCTTTGAGAAGCCACCGAGTAAACCTGGGACAGACGGTAACTCCTTCCTGCCAGACCTGAGGCACATAGACTTCATAGGGAAAAG CCATGGCCGTCTATGGGGGGACCAGGCAGGGGCTGGAGTACAGAGGCAGGGCCCCTCAAAGAGAGAGCCGCTTATGGGGGGAGAAGGCAGGCGTGTGTGTGGAGGAGATGCAGCAGCAAGGCGGGTGAAAAGCAACCACAG GTTGGCCCAACAGACATTGCAAGAGGAGGATAAACAGGAAATGGGCATTTTACCCCAGATGTCCTCGACCACCCTCACCAAGATCGATCATCCGCCCCCACAGCTAGACAGTCTACGTAGGCTCCAGAAACTCAGCCTGGCCAAGACCTCCAGGTTCCACTCCAGTGGGAAAGGGGAGGAAGCAGGGACAGGGATGGATCTGGAGAAGAGGATGGTTGCCAGACCGTCAGGGTCTGCCCCTCCTCGCAGTACAGCACCTTTGAGCTGA
- the agbl2 gene encoding cytosolic carboxypeptidase 2 isoform X3, producing MCPALKTDTERPSEDVNERLILHHLQHYGLFTSTENSFQGNLLRQRWRDSHHPGSIHPGTHSSDSNNSNMEDEEQEPGRRAFTLHLGQALRTRQLVIDFDGERPIPRLREPLDLFAIPSTPFQGVRWPIEYEVFKEAIHHIEWDPPDPEPFYQPTGHERTPMPVGEEKGNVVYCVDPGTKTSYFTYSRVGGSRGPIKSSTSCAMHQDKSTLAFESRFESGNLQKAVQVGVHDYELTLRTDMYTTKHTQWFYFRVRNMKAGVTYRFTIVNLMKASSLYCLGMRPLLYSERAAWEKGEGWRRTGSNIRYYRNQHHQAEQDNNTTTNTKSLHSLTWTGQFPYDSDTCYLAHCYPYTYSHLQRYLSRLTSNSATGAYCKLRVLCRSLAGNAVHVLTVTSPGGGWMDRSAKRAVVVTARVHPGETNSSWMMQGFLDFLLGESDDARLLRETFVFKVVPMLNPDGVVVGNYRCSLAGRDLNRNYNTLLRDSFPCVWHTRNMVKRLMAERDVVLYCDFHGHSRKNNVFMYGCTNSDDATQRLHERVFPLMMSKNANDKFSFRSCKFRVHQSKEGTGRVVMWRLGIRNSYTMESTFGGSTLGNRKGTHFTTRDLKSLGYYLCDTLLDYCDPDPTKTSHCLAELRAMLRQEVRERLGREVDSDGSLSVSISDIESSTSGSNSTESDGLPVHLLNRIDEQSQAKKKHLRSGKERNRLRQERMRNVDPKVIHRNIKNIDPVLPTEDMVKLRIQEKTVAVVREKKKREVPFVVTVSRQTGRSWIPHPTTRIGVIGHVTLWQEEESEKNEYLDAVRAAYLRTQPPVTAIQQRGFSVPVPTSKIRVHTTPIQQQPIPFSPDHRSHAGMKERMPALHTRSSPVVPGMQCRVVPEFIPPQGLEPCRSSNVYPAKSHHQWPRPEKQGHAARVSIRYYMPEAPTSNTDALEPLRRSPERDCTAGVSDAMPVGEQDQSGPQAAFEKPPSKPGTDGNSFLPDLRHIDFIGKSHGRLWGDQAGAGVQRQGPSKREPLMGGEGRRVCGGDAAARRVKSNHRLAQQTLQEEDKQEMGILPQMSSTTLTKIDHPPPQLDSLRRLQKLSLAKTSRFHSSGKGEEAGTGMDLEKRMVARPSGSAPPRSTAPLS from the exons TCACCTTGCACCTGGGACAGGCCCTCAGGACCAGGCAGCTGGTGATAGATTTTGACGGGGAGCGTCCCATCCCCCGGCTTAGGGAGCCCCTGGACCTGTTTGCCATCCCCTCCACCCCTTTCCAGGGGGTCCGCTGGCCCATTGAGTATGAGGTCTTCAAGGAAGCCATACACCACATAG AGTGGGACCCTCCAGACCCAGAGCCGTTCTACCAGCCCACGGGCCATGAGAGGACCCCCATGCCTGTCGGGGAGGAAAAGGGGAACGTGGTTTACTGCGTTGACCCAG GCACAAAGACCTCCTACTTCACCTACTCTCGTGTGGGAGGAAGCCGGGGGCCCATCAAGAGCTCCACCTCTTGTGCCATGCATCAGGACAAGTCCACCCTGGCCTTTGAATCACGCTTCGAGAGCGGCAACCTGCAGAAGGCAGTTCAAGT CGGTGTCCATGACTATGAGCTCACCCTCCGCACCGACATGTACACCACCAAGCACACACAGTGGTTCTACTTCCGGGTCAGAAACATGAAGGCGGGGGTCACCTATCGCTTCACCATAGTCAACTTGATGAAGGCTAGCAGTCTGTACTGCCTGGGCATGAGGCCTCTGCTCTACTCTGAAAGAGCCGcctgggagaagggagagggctgGCGCCGAACTGGCTCCAACATTAGATACTACCGCAACCAGCACCACCAGGCTGAGCAGGACAACAACACTACCACCAACACAAAGTCCCTCCACTCCCTTACCTGGACCGGCCAGTTCCCCTACGACTCAGACACCTGCTATTTGGCCCACTGTTACCCTTACACCTACTCCCACCTGCAGCGCTACCTCAGCCGCCTCACCTCCAACTCAGCCACCGGCGCCTACTGCAAGCTGCGGGTGCTGTGCCGCAGCCTGGCCGGCAACGCTGTGCACGTGCTGACAGTGACGTCACCAGGAGGGGGGTGGATGGATAGGAGTGCCAAGCGGGCGGTGGTGGTGACAGCCAGGGTGCACCCCGGGGAGACCAACAGCTCCTGGATGATGCAGGGCTTCCTGGACTTCCTGCTGGGAGAGTCAGACGACGCCAGGCTGCTGAGGGAGACTTTTGTGTTTAAG GTGGTGCCCATGCTGAACCCAGACGGGGTGGTTGTGGGAAACTACCGCTGCTCTCTGGCCGGCAGGGACCTGAACAGGAACTACAATACCCTGCTGAGGGACTCCTTCCCCTGTGTCTGGCACACCAGGAACATGGTCAAGAG ACTGATGGCTGAGAGGGACGTGGTGTTGTATTGTGATTTCCACGGTCACAGTCGTAAGAACAACGTCTTCATGTACGGCTGTACCAACAGCGACGACGCCACACAACGGCTCCATGAGAGAGTCTTCCCGCTCATGATGAGCAAGAACGCCAATGACAAG TTCTCGTTCAGGAGCTGTAAGTTCAGGGTTCATCAGAGTAAAGAGGGAACAGGACGTGTCGTCATGTGGAGGCTAGGCATCAGGAACAGCTACACCATGGAGTCCACCTTCGGAGGCTCCACTCTGG GGAACAGGAAGGGGACCCATTTCACCACCAGGGACCTGAAGTCTCTGGGGTACTACTTATGTGACACACTGCTGGACTACTGTGATCCTGACCCAACCAAG accagTCACTGCCTAGCCGAGTTGCGGGCGATGTTAAGGCAGGAGGTCAGAGAGAGGCTGGGCCGGGAGGTTGACTCTGATGGATCTCTCAGCGTCTCCATTTCTGACATTGAGTCCAG TACCAGCGGCTCAAACAGCACAGAGTCTGATGGCCTGCCTGTCCATCTACTGAACCGAATTGATGAG CAGAGCCAAGCGAAGAAGAAGCACCTGAGGAGTGGTAAGGAGAGGAACAGACTGAGACAGGAGAGAATGAGGAACGTCGACCCAAAGGTCATCCACAGGAACATCAAGAACATA GACCCTGTGCTACCCACTGAGGACATGGTGAAGTTGAGGATCCAGGAAAAGACGGTGGCTGTGgtcagagagaagaagaagagagag GTGCCGTTTGTGGTGACAGTGAGCCGTCAGACAGGACGCTCCTGGATCCCCCATCCCACCACTCGCATCGGGGTCATAGGCCATGTGACCCTCTGGCAGGAGGAGGAGTCAGAGAAG AATGAATACCTGGACGCTGTAAGGGCTGCATACCTGCGTACTCAGCCACCTGTCACAG CCATACAGCAACGCGGCTTCTCTGTGCCTGTGCCCACCTCGAAGATCAGGGTTCACACCACCCCCATTCAGCAGCAACCCATACCCTTCAGCCCCGATCACAGAAGCCACGCTGGGATGAAAG AGAGGATGCCTGCTTTACACACCAG GTCTTCCCCAGTAGTTCCGGGCATGCAGTGCAGGGTGGTCCCTGAGTTCATCCCGCCACAAGGCCTGGAGCCCTGCCGCTCTTCCAACGTCTACCCAGCCAAGTCCCACCACCAGTGGCCACGCCCAGAGAAACAAGGCCATGCAGCCCGGGTCTCCATACGCTATTACATGCCAGAGGCTCCGACCTCTAACACAGACGCCCTGGAGCCCCTACGGAGGAGCCCAGAAAGAGACTGCACAGCAGGTGTATCAGACGCTATGCCTGTGGGTGAGCAGGACCAGAGTGGACCTCAAGCAGCCTTTGAGAAGCCACCGAGTAAACCTGGGACAGACGGTAACTCCTTCCTGCCAGACCTGAGGCACATAGACTTCATAGGGAAAAG CCATGGCCGTCTATGGGGGGACCAGGCAGGGGCTGGAGTACAGAGGCAGGGCCCCTCAAAGAGAGAGCCGCTTATGGGGGGAGAAGGCAGGCGTGTGTGTGGAGGAGATGCAGCAGCAAGGCGGGTGAAAAGCAACCACAG GTTGGCCCAACAGACATTGCAAGAGGAGGATAAACAGGAAATGGGCATTTTACCCCAGATGTCCTCGACCACCCTCACCAAGATCGATCATCCGCCCCCACAGCTAGACAGTCTACGTAGGCTCCAGAAACTCAGCCTGGCCAAGACCTCCAGGTTCCACTCCAGTGGGAAAGGGGAGGAAGCAGGGACAGGGATGGATCTGGAGAAGAGGATGGTTGCCAGACCGTCAGGGTCTGCCCCTCCTCGCAGTACAGCACCTTTGAGCTGA
- the agbl2 gene encoding cytosolic carboxypeptidase 2 isoform X4 — protein sequence MCPALKTDTERPSEDVNERLILHHLQHYGLFTSTENSFQGNLLRQRWRDSHHPGSIHPGTHSSDSNNSNMEDEEQEPGRRAFTLHLGQALRTRQLVIDFDGERPIPRLREPLDLFAIPSTPFQGVRWPIEYEVFKEAIHHIEWDPPDPEPFYQPTGHERTPMPVGEEKGNVVYCVDPGTKTSYFTYSRVGGSRGPIKSSTSCAMHQDKSTLAFESRFESGNLQKAVQVGVHDYELTLRTDMYTTKHTQWFYFRVRNMKAGVTYRFTIVNLMKASSLYCLGMRPLLYSERAAWEKGEGWRRTGSNIRYYRNQHHQAEQDNNTTTNTKSLHSLTWTGQFPYDSDTCYLAHCYPYTYSHLQRYLSRLTSNSATGAYCKLRVLCRSLAGNAVHVLTVTSPGGGWMDRSAKRAVVVTARVHPGETNSSWMMQGFLDFLLGESDDARLLRETFVFKVVPMLNPDGVVVGNYRCSLAGRDLNRNYNTLLRDSFPCVWHTRNMVKRLMAERDVVLYCDFHGHSRKNNVFMYGCTNSDDATQRLHERVFPLMMSKNANDKFSFRSCKFRVHQSKEGTGRVVMWRLGIRNSYTMESTFGGSTLGNRKGTHFTTRDLKSLGYYLCDTLLDYCDPDPTKTSHCLAELRAMLRQEVRERLGREVDSDGSLSVSISDIESSTSGSNSTESDGLPVHLLNRIDEQSQAKKKHLRSGKERNRLRQERMRNVDPKVIHRNIKNIDPVLPTEDMVKLRIQEKTVAVVREKKKREVPFVVTVSRQTGRSWIPHPTTRIGVIGHVTLWQEEESEKNEYLDAVRAAYLRTQPPVTEEPEEERLQYWSPQLQFGSSQAPRPGPQRRHLSFTAIQQRGFSVPVPTSKIRVHTTPIQQQPIPFSPDHRSHAGMKERMPALHTRSSPVVPGMQCRVVPEFIPPQGLEPCRSSNVYPAKSHHQWPRPEKQGHAARVSIRYYMPEAPTSNTDALEPLRRSPERDCTAGVSDAMPVGEQDQSGPQAAFEKPPSKPGTDAMAVYGGTRQGLEYRGRAPQRESRLWGEKAGVCVEEMQQQGG from the exons TCACCTTGCACCTGGGACAGGCCCTCAGGACCAGGCAGCTGGTGATAGATTTTGACGGGGAGCGTCCCATCCCCCGGCTTAGGGAGCCCCTGGACCTGTTTGCCATCCCCTCCACCCCTTTCCAGGGGGTCCGCTGGCCCATTGAGTATGAGGTCTTCAAGGAAGCCATACACCACATAG AGTGGGACCCTCCAGACCCAGAGCCGTTCTACCAGCCCACGGGCCATGAGAGGACCCCCATGCCTGTCGGGGAGGAAAAGGGGAACGTGGTTTACTGCGTTGACCCAG GCACAAAGACCTCCTACTTCACCTACTCTCGTGTGGGAGGAAGCCGGGGGCCCATCAAGAGCTCCACCTCTTGTGCCATGCATCAGGACAAGTCCACCCTGGCCTTTGAATCACGCTTCGAGAGCGGCAACCTGCAGAAGGCAGTTCAAGT CGGTGTCCATGACTATGAGCTCACCCTCCGCACCGACATGTACACCACCAAGCACACACAGTGGTTCTACTTCCGGGTCAGAAACATGAAGGCGGGGGTCACCTATCGCTTCACCATAGTCAACTTGATGAAGGCTAGCAGTCTGTACTGCCTGGGCATGAGGCCTCTGCTCTACTCTGAAAGAGCCGcctgggagaagggagagggctgGCGCCGAACTGGCTCCAACATTAGATACTACCGCAACCAGCACCACCAGGCTGAGCAGGACAACAACACTACCACCAACACAAAGTCCCTCCACTCCCTTACCTGGACCGGCCAGTTCCCCTACGACTCAGACACCTGCTATTTGGCCCACTGTTACCCTTACACCTACTCCCACCTGCAGCGCTACCTCAGCCGCCTCACCTCCAACTCAGCCACCGGCGCCTACTGCAAGCTGCGGGTGCTGTGCCGCAGCCTGGCCGGCAACGCTGTGCACGTGCTGACAGTGACGTCACCAGGAGGGGGGTGGATGGATAGGAGTGCCAAGCGGGCGGTGGTGGTGACAGCCAGGGTGCACCCCGGGGAGACCAACAGCTCCTGGATGATGCAGGGCTTCCTGGACTTCCTGCTGGGAGAGTCAGACGACGCCAGGCTGCTGAGGGAGACTTTTGTGTTTAAG GTGGTGCCCATGCTGAACCCAGACGGGGTGGTTGTGGGAAACTACCGCTGCTCTCTGGCCGGCAGGGACCTGAACAGGAACTACAATACCCTGCTGAGGGACTCCTTCCCCTGTGTCTGGCACACCAGGAACATGGTCAAGAG ACTGATGGCTGAGAGGGACGTGGTGTTGTATTGTGATTTCCACGGTCACAGTCGTAAGAACAACGTCTTCATGTACGGCTGTACCAACAGCGACGACGCCACACAACGGCTCCATGAGAGAGTCTTCCCGCTCATGATGAGCAAGAACGCCAATGACAAG TTCTCGTTCAGGAGCTGTAAGTTCAGGGTTCATCAGAGTAAAGAGGGAACAGGACGTGTCGTCATGTGGAGGCTAGGCATCAGGAACAGCTACACCATGGAGTCCACCTTCGGAGGCTCCACTCTGG GGAACAGGAAGGGGACCCATTTCACCACCAGGGACCTGAAGTCTCTGGGGTACTACTTATGTGACACACTGCTGGACTACTGTGATCCTGACCCAACCAAG accagTCACTGCCTAGCCGAGTTGCGGGCGATGTTAAGGCAGGAGGTCAGAGAGAGGCTGGGCCGGGAGGTTGACTCTGATGGATCTCTCAGCGTCTCCATTTCTGACATTGAGTCCAG TACCAGCGGCTCAAACAGCACAGAGTCTGATGGCCTGCCTGTCCATCTACTGAACCGAATTGATGAG CAGAGCCAAGCGAAGAAGAAGCACCTGAGGAGTGGTAAGGAGAGGAACAGACTGAGACAGGAGAGAATGAGGAACGTCGACCCAAAGGTCATCCACAGGAACATCAAGAACATA GACCCTGTGCTACCCACTGAGGACATGGTGAAGTTGAGGATCCAGGAAAAGACGGTGGCTGTGgtcagagagaagaagaagagagag GTGCCGTTTGTGGTGACAGTGAGCCGTCAGACAGGACGCTCCTGGATCCCCCATCCCACCACTCGCATCGGGGTCATAGGCCATGTGACCCTCTGGCAGGAGGAGGAGTCAGAGAAG AATGAATACCTGGACGCTGTAAGGGCTGCATACCTGCGTACTCAGCCACCTGTCACAG AGGAGCCGGAGGAGGAGCGGCTGCAGTATTGGAGTCCCCAGCTGCAGTTTGGCTCCTCCCAGGCCCCGCGGCCGGGACCTCAGCGTCGCCACTTATCTTTTACAGCCATACAGCAACGCGGCTTCTCTGTGCCTGTGCCCACCTCGAAGATCAGGGTTCACACCACCCCCATTCAGCAGCAACCCATACCCTTCAGCCCCGATCACAGAAGCCACGCTGGGATGAAAG AGAGGATGCCTGCTTTACACACCAG GTCTTCCCCAGTAGTTCCGGGCATGCAGTGCAGGGTGGTCCCTGAGTTCATCCCGCCACAAGGCCTGGAGCCCTGCCGCTCTTCCAACGTCTACCCAGCCAAGTCCCACCACCAGTGGCCACGCCCAGAGAAACAAGGCCATGCAGCCCGGGTCTCCATACGCTATTACATGCCAGAGGCTCCGACCTCTAACACAGACGCCCTGGAGCCCCTACGGAGGAGCCCAGAAAGAGACTGCACAGCAGGTGTATCAGACGCTATGCCTGTGGGTGAGCAGGACCAGAGTGGACCTCAAGCAGCCTTTGAGAAGCCACCGAGTAAACCTGGGACAGACG CCATGGCCGTCTATGGGGGGACCAGGCAGGGGCTGGAGTACAGAGGCAGGGCCCCTCAAAGAGAGAGCCGCTTATGGGGGGAGAAGGCAGGCGTGTGTGTGGAGGAGATGCAGCAGCAAGGCGGGTGA